A window of Passer domesticus isolate bPasDom1 chromosome 18, bPasDom1.hap1, whole genome shotgun sequence contains these coding sequences:
- the CRB2 gene encoding protein crumbs homolog 2 isoform X1 encodes MIYHLWSIPRQDSEMNHLLLNCRVWVVERLLLWLFCFCTEGTSYSENDSGCSLSPCENGGSCKDLEVGYQCTCPVEPVAYMGINCELLYDACIEHDCPAHMSCTRTPGLLQYECVCTPGSAGAGCGSVDACESSPCPHPGFQCVASPTGYTCRCQPGPAGQGCQAESSACSSRPCLNNGTCVGAPGGYRCLCPPGFSGATCGDDIDECASGPCRNGAICRDSAGHYSCFCVPGFQGSHCEIDIDECASRPCRNRGTCLNHMDRYECRCAPGYAGVNCEFEIDECASDPCLNGALCNDHVGFYSCTCAPGYQGTQCEVDINECESQPCQSNGTCHDLINSYRCDCSDTGFEGTHCELDILECASDPCHNSATCLEGTKGYSCACWPGYTGQDCEEDVDECVTEPCHNGGLCLERSNPAHYGTQPHFPSNFSYSQAAGFLCQCQPGFTGDTCFTNIDECESQPCQNGGLCHDLVDGFLCQCPPGYSGVECAVNINECEEGPCKNGAVCEDGIADYSCHCAPGQDGIAWGGKNCSVQLTGCQTHDCQNEALCIPTYQAESHGHLCQCQPGFYDATCSTPTTFSFASRGYLLLELPQSSESGQGAGGASMSLRFRTTLPSAVLFYRGHEAEYLFLELLDGILHAELKREDVVYPLLLQGLRVDDGQWHEVEVVVHSAVQLKLWHGSCEAGVCLQSSPVPAGTAVIPQAFLNLYIGGAEDPLANKTRSQQGFVGCLQDLRVDAEAVLPAALALRGSSPARPGCDRTEWCLSQPCLHGGLCVDLWATFSCDCARPYGGPACSYERPAATFGLENSTSFASFTLSDSLGANFNLSFFLRSRKPDGLLLQVCNGTGPCLTLYLRDGQLSIETSPADTVTFPGNVVDGRRHLIALSFQGGSVGALQSDTFVELGQLPAQALVAGSEVFIGGHPNPSRAELWGGCFKGCLQDIQINSHQIQFFQAENDSLPEEFNRTQTGNLVNGCISDDTCKSEPCQNGGRCIVTWNDFHCSCPANFTGKFCEEKVWCESDPCPEATTCIDVVAGYVCLANATFDGNAAIEFTTNTSVTRTLSSLHVDFRTRDEDAVLLRAVEEVDSVQVAIKNSSLLVEIRSGNSIEGVSFVSAQPVTDGAWHSVSVSMEEPFAPWARWLLRLDGAVNVTLRGSAGSLDFLKNNASVVLAENFTGCLGRVHIGGLFLPFPPQQPYPQAEQFRRAGPGSVRLGCSGADVCASSPCLNGGTCEDLFDAFRCGCSAGWAGQRCQANIDDCQPSPCVHGDCVDAVADFQCECFRGFIGKRCDINVDDCVRHQCLNGATCVDGVYGYSCRCPPQYSGPRCEWPFPPQQCGKNFTCLNGGRCITESWGANCSCRPGFTGRNCQININECDPNPCQNGGTCQDSENRYECVCSASYTGERCDINKGTPGALFPSPLIEVAVPVACGSVLLLSIALIFMVLTARKRRQSEGTYSPSQQEVAGARLEMDSVLKVPPEERLI; translated from the exons GAACTTCATACTCTGAAAATGACAGTGGCTGTTCCTTGTCCCCATGTGAGAATGGGGGGAGCTGTAAGGATTTGGAAGTGGGTTACCAGTGCACGTGCCCTGTGGAGCCTGTAGCCTACATGGGCATAAACTGTGAACTGCTCTATGATGCTTGCATTGAACATGACTGTCCTGCCCACATGAGCTGCACCCGCACTCCAGGACTCCTGCAGTATGAATGTGTGTGCacacctggctctgcaggtgctggCTGTGGCAGTGTTGATGCGTGTGAGAGCAGCCCGTGCCCACACCCTGGATTCCAATGTGTGGCTAGCCCGACTGGATACACCTGTAGGTGCCAGCCGGGCCCCGCTGGCCAAGGCTGCCAGGCAGAAAGCTCCGCGTGCTCCAGCCGCCCCTGCCTGAACAACGGCACGTGTGTGGGGGCTCCGGGCGGGTACCGCTGCCTCTGCCCGCCCGGCTTCAGCGGGGCCACCTGCGGGGACGACATCGACGAGTGCGCCTCGGGGCCGTGCAGGAACGGGGCCATCTGCAGGGACAGCGCGGGCCACTACAGCTGCTTCTGCGTGCCCGGCTTCCAGGGCTCCCACTGCGAGATCGACATCGACGAGTGCGCGTCGCGGCCCTGCCGCAACCGCGGCACCTGCCTCAACCACATGGACCGCTACGAGTGCCGGTGCGCGCCCGGCTACGCAG GTGTGAACTGTGAATTTGAAATAGATGAATGTGCTTCAGACCCGTGCCTGAATGGGGCCCTGTGCAATGATCATGTTGGGTTCTACAGCTGCACCTGTGCACCAGGTTACCAAGGAACCCAGTGTGAGGTGGACATCAATGAGTGTGAGAGCCAGCCGTGCCAGAGCAACGGGACATGTCATGACCTCATTAACAG CTACCGTTGTGACTGCAGTGACACCGGCTTTGAGGGGACCCACTGCGAGCTGGACATCCTGGAGTGTGCCTCTGACCCCTGCCAcaacagtgccacgtgcctggAGGGAACCAAGGGCTacagctgtgcctgctggccag GTTACACTGGGCAGGACTGTGAGGAGGATGTGGATGAGTGTGTGACAGAGCCCTGTCACAACGGTGGCCTGTGCCTGGAGCGCTCCAACCCTGCCCACTACGGGACACAGCCCCACTTCCCCAGCAACTTCAGCTACAGCCAGGCAGCTGGCTtcctgtgccagtgccagccaggcTTTACAG GGGACACCTGCTTTACCAACATCGACGAGTGCGAGTCGCAGCCCTGCCAGAACGGAGGGCTCTGCCACGACCTGGTGGATGGCTTCCTCTGTCAGTGCCCACCTGGTTATTCAG GTGTGGAATGTGCTGTTAACATCAATGAGTGTGAGGAGGGTCCCTGCAAGAATGGAGCTGTCTGTGAGGATGGCATTGCTGACTATTCCTGCCACTGTGCCCCTGGCCAGGATGGCATTGCGTGGGGAGGGAAGAACTGCTCTGTCCAGCTCACTGGGTGCCAGACGCACGACTGCCAAAACGAGGCCTTGTGCATCCCAACCTACCAAGCTGAGAGCCACgggcacctgtgccagtgccagcctggtttCTATGATGCCACATGCTCGACACCAACGACGTTTTCCTTTGCTTCCAGAGGGTATCTCCTCCTtgagctgccccagagcagcgAGAGCGGGCAGGGCGCAGGAGGAGCCAGCATGTCCCTCCGCTTCCGAACCACTTTGCCCAGCGCTGTCCTTTTTTACCGAGGCCATGAAGCTGAGTACCTGTTCCTGGAGCTCTTGGATGGCATCCTGCATGCAGAGCTGAAGAGGGAGGATGTTGTGTACCCGCTGCTCCTGCAGGGGCTGAGAGTGGATGATGGCCAGTGGCATGAAGTGGAAGTTGTTGTGCACAGCGCGGTGCAGCTGAAGCTCTGGCATGGCTCCTGTGAGGCCGGGGTgtgcctgcagagctctcctgtcCCAGCGGGCACTGCTGTGATCCCACAAGCCTTCCTGAATCTCTATATTGGAGGTGCTGAGGATCCACTGGCCAACAAGACCCGCAGCCAGCAAGGCTTTGTGGGCTGCCTGCAGGACTTGCGGGTGGACGCCGAGGCCGTGCTGCCGGCGGCTCTGGCGCTGCGGGGCTCGTCCCCGGCGAGGCCGGGCTGTGACCGCACCGAGTGgtgcctctcccagccctgcctccacGGGGGGCTCTGCGTGGACCTTTGGGCCACCTTCAGCTGTGACTGTGCCAGGCCCTATGGGGGCCCAGCCTGCTCGTATG agCGCCCAGCAGCAACATTTGGCCTAGAGAATTCCACCAGCTTTGCCTCTTTCACCCTTTCTGACAGCCTTGGTGCAAACTTCAACCTCTCCTTTTTCCTGCGCAGCCGGAAGCCCGACGGTTTGTTGCTGCAGGTCTGCAATGGGACAGGGCCCTGCCTCACCCTGTACCTGAGGGATGGCCAGCTGAGCATAGAGACGTCCCCTGCGGACACTGTGACCTTTCCAGGGAATGTGGTTGATGGGAGAAGACATTTGATAGCCCTGTCTTTCCAGGGAGGCTCTGTTGGTGCCCTGCAGTCAGACACGTTcgtggagctggggcagctgccagcacaagCCCTGGTTGCTGGCTCTGAAGTGTTCATTGGGGGACACCCaaaccccagcagggctgagctgtgggGGGGCTGTTTCAAGGGCTGTTTGCAGGACATCCAAATCAACAGCCACCAGATACAGTTTTTCCAGGCAGAGAATGACAGTTTGCCAGAAGAATTCAATAGGACTCAAACTGGAAATCTTGTGAACGGCTGCATCTCTGATGACACCTGCAAG tctgAGCCATGTCAGAATGGTGGCAGATGCATTGTCACTTGGAATGATTTCCATTGCAGCTGTCCAGCAAATTTCACTGGGAAATTTTGTGAAGAGAAAGTCTGGTGTGAAAGTGACCCATGTCCTGAAGCCACCACCTGCATAGATGTTGTGGCAGGATATGTGT GTCTGGCCAATGCAACATTTGATGGTAATGCTGCCATAGAATTTACCACCAACACGTCAGTGACCAGAACTCTGAGCAGCCTCCACGTGGACTTCAGAACCAGAGATGAAGATGCTGTTTTGCTCCGGGCTGTGGAAGAGGTGGATTCTGTCCAGGTAGCCATTAAGAATTCCTCCCTGCTTGTTGAGATCAGGAGTGGGAACAGCATCGAGGGCGTCAGCTTCGTGAGCGCGCAGCCCGTCACGGACGGGGCCTGGCACAGCGTCTCCGTGTCCATGGAGGAGCCGTTCGCGCCCTGGGCCCGCTGGCTGCTCCGCCTGGACGGGGCGGTGAACGTGACTCTGCGGGGCAGCGCCGGCAGCCTGGACTTCCTCAAGAACAACGCATCGGTCGTTCTGGCCGAGAACTTCACGGGCTGCCTGGGCCGGGTGCACATCGGGGggctcttcctgcccttcccgcCCCAGCAGCCGTACCCGCAGGCCGAGCAGTTCCGGCGGGCCGGCCCGGGCAGCGTGCGGCTGGGCTGCTCCGGGGCCGACGTGTGCgcctccagcccctgcctcaaCGGCGGCACCTGCGAGGACCTGTTCGACGCCTTCCGCTGCGGCTGCAGCGCGGGCTGGgcggggcagcgctgccaggccaaCATCGACgactgccagcccagcccctgcgtGCACGGGGACTGTGTGGATGCCGTGGCAGATTTCCAGTGCGAGTGCTTCCGGGGCTTCATCGGGAAGAGGTGTGACATCAACGTGGACGACTGCGTGCGGCACCAGTGCCTGAACGGAGCCACCTGCGTGGATGGCGTTTATGGATACTCCTGCAGGTGCCCCCCTCAGTACTCCGGGCCTCGCTGCGA GTGGCCGTTCCCCCCTCAGCAGTGTGGCAAGAACTTCACCTGCTTGAACGGGGGCAGGTGCATCACTGAGAGCTGGGGAGccaactgctcctgcaggcCTGGCTTCACTGGAAGGAA ctgtCAAATCAACATAAACGAGTGTGACCCGAACCCGTGCCAGAACGGGGGCACGTGCCAGGACTCGGAGAACCGGTACGAGTGCGTGTGCAGCGCCAGCTACACCGGGGAGCGCTGCGACATCAAC AAAGGGACTCCAGGTGCTCTGTTCCCCTCCCCACTAATTGAAGTAGCTGTCCCTGTAGCctgtggctctgtgctgctcctcagcatTGCTCTCATATTCATGGTGCTCACGGCAAGGAAGAGGCGCCAGTCCGAGGGGACGTACAGCCCGAGCCAGCAGGAGGTGGCCGGAGCTCGGCTGGAGATGGACAGTGTCCTAAAGGTGCCACCCGAAGAGCGCCTGATCTAG
- the CRB2 gene encoding protein crumbs homolog 2 isoform X2 yields MELKKTTSRPCNAALLLPLFFLFWGTSYSENDSGCSLSPCENGGSCKDLEVGYQCTCPVEPVAYMGINCELLYDACIEHDCPAHMSCTRTPGLLQYECVCTPGSAGAGCGSVDACESSPCPHPGFQCVASPTGYTCRCQPGPAGQGCQAESSACSSRPCLNNGTCVGAPGGYRCLCPPGFSGATCGDDIDECASGPCRNGAICRDSAGHYSCFCVPGFQGSHCEIDIDECASRPCRNRGTCLNHMDRYECRCAPGYAGVNCEFEIDECASDPCLNGALCNDHVGFYSCTCAPGYQGTQCEVDINECESQPCQSNGTCHDLINSYRCDCSDTGFEGTHCELDILECASDPCHNSATCLEGTKGYSCACWPGYTGQDCEEDVDECVTEPCHNGGLCLERSNPAHYGTQPHFPSNFSYSQAAGFLCQCQPGFTGDTCFTNIDECESQPCQNGGLCHDLVDGFLCQCPPGYSGVECAVNINECEEGPCKNGAVCEDGIADYSCHCAPGQDGIAWGGKNCSVQLTGCQTHDCQNEALCIPTYQAESHGHLCQCQPGFYDATCSTPTTFSFASRGYLLLELPQSSESGQGAGGASMSLRFRTTLPSAVLFYRGHEAEYLFLELLDGILHAELKREDVVYPLLLQGLRVDDGQWHEVEVVVHSAVQLKLWHGSCEAGVCLQSSPVPAGTAVIPQAFLNLYIGGAEDPLANKTRSQQGFVGCLQDLRVDAEAVLPAALALRGSSPARPGCDRTEWCLSQPCLHGGLCVDLWATFSCDCARPYGGPACSYERPAATFGLENSTSFASFTLSDSLGANFNLSFFLRSRKPDGLLLQVCNGTGPCLTLYLRDGQLSIETSPADTVTFPGNVVDGRRHLIALSFQGGSVGALQSDTFVELGQLPAQALVAGSEVFIGGHPNPSRAELWGGCFKGCLQDIQINSHQIQFFQAENDSLPEEFNRTQTGNLVNGCISDDTCKSEPCQNGGRCIVTWNDFHCSCPANFTGKFCEEKVWCESDPCPEATTCIDVVAGYVCLANATFDGNAAIEFTTNTSVTRTLSSLHVDFRTRDEDAVLLRAVEEVDSVQVAIKNSSLLVEIRSGNSIEGVSFVSAQPVTDGAWHSVSVSMEEPFAPWARWLLRLDGAVNVTLRGSAGSLDFLKNNASVVLAENFTGCLGRVHIGGLFLPFPPQQPYPQAEQFRRAGPGSVRLGCSGADVCASSPCLNGGTCEDLFDAFRCGCSAGWAGQRCQANIDDCQPSPCVHGDCVDAVADFQCECFRGFIGKRCDINVDDCVRHQCLNGATCVDGVYGYSCRCPPQYSGPRCEWPFPPQQCGKNFTCLNGGRCITESWGANCSCRPGFTGRNCQININECDPNPCQNGGTCQDSENRYECVCSASYTGERCDINKGTPGALFPSPLIEVAVPVACGSVLLLSIALIFMVLTARKRRQSEGTYSPSQQEVAGARLEMDSVLKVPPEERLI; encoded by the exons GAACTTCATACTCTGAAAATGACAGTGGCTGTTCCTTGTCCCCATGTGAGAATGGGGGGAGCTGTAAGGATTTGGAAGTGGGTTACCAGTGCACGTGCCCTGTGGAGCCTGTAGCCTACATGGGCATAAACTGTGAACTGCTCTATGATGCTTGCATTGAACATGACTGTCCTGCCCACATGAGCTGCACCCGCACTCCAGGACTCCTGCAGTATGAATGTGTGTGCacacctggctctgcaggtgctggCTGTGGCAGTGTTGATGCGTGTGAGAGCAGCCCGTGCCCACACCCTGGATTCCAATGTGTGGCTAGCCCGACTGGATACACCTGTAGGTGCCAGCCGGGCCCCGCTGGCCAAGGCTGCCAGGCAGAAAGCTCCGCGTGCTCCAGCCGCCCCTGCCTGAACAACGGCACGTGTGTGGGGGCTCCGGGCGGGTACCGCTGCCTCTGCCCGCCCGGCTTCAGCGGGGCCACCTGCGGGGACGACATCGACGAGTGCGCCTCGGGGCCGTGCAGGAACGGGGCCATCTGCAGGGACAGCGCGGGCCACTACAGCTGCTTCTGCGTGCCCGGCTTCCAGGGCTCCCACTGCGAGATCGACATCGACGAGTGCGCGTCGCGGCCCTGCCGCAACCGCGGCACCTGCCTCAACCACATGGACCGCTACGAGTGCCGGTGCGCGCCCGGCTACGCAG GTGTGAACTGTGAATTTGAAATAGATGAATGTGCTTCAGACCCGTGCCTGAATGGGGCCCTGTGCAATGATCATGTTGGGTTCTACAGCTGCACCTGTGCACCAGGTTACCAAGGAACCCAGTGTGAGGTGGACATCAATGAGTGTGAGAGCCAGCCGTGCCAGAGCAACGGGACATGTCATGACCTCATTAACAG CTACCGTTGTGACTGCAGTGACACCGGCTTTGAGGGGACCCACTGCGAGCTGGACATCCTGGAGTGTGCCTCTGACCCCTGCCAcaacagtgccacgtgcctggAGGGAACCAAGGGCTacagctgtgcctgctggccag GTTACACTGGGCAGGACTGTGAGGAGGATGTGGATGAGTGTGTGACAGAGCCCTGTCACAACGGTGGCCTGTGCCTGGAGCGCTCCAACCCTGCCCACTACGGGACACAGCCCCACTTCCCCAGCAACTTCAGCTACAGCCAGGCAGCTGGCTtcctgtgccagtgccagccaggcTTTACAG GGGACACCTGCTTTACCAACATCGACGAGTGCGAGTCGCAGCCCTGCCAGAACGGAGGGCTCTGCCACGACCTGGTGGATGGCTTCCTCTGTCAGTGCCCACCTGGTTATTCAG GTGTGGAATGTGCTGTTAACATCAATGAGTGTGAGGAGGGTCCCTGCAAGAATGGAGCTGTCTGTGAGGATGGCATTGCTGACTATTCCTGCCACTGTGCCCCTGGCCAGGATGGCATTGCGTGGGGAGGGAAGAACTGCTCTGTCCAGCTCACTGGGTGCCAGACGCACGACTGCCAAAACGAGGCCTTGTGCATCCCAACCTACCAAGCTGAGAGCCACgggcacctgtgccagtgccagcctggtttCTATGATGCCACATGCTCGACACCAACGACGTTTTCCTTTGCTTCCAGAGGGTATCTCCTCCTtgagctgccccagagcagcgAGAGCGGGCAGGGCGCAGGAGGAGCCAGCATGTCCCTCCGCTTCCGAACCACTTTGCCCAGCGCTGTCCTTTTTTACCGAGGCCATGAAGCTGAGTACCTGTTCCTGGAGCTCTTGGATGGCATCCTGCATGCAGAGCTGAAGAGGGAGGATGTTGTGTACCCGCTGCTCCTGCAGGGGCTGAGAGTGGATGATGGCCAGTGGCATGAAGTGGAAGTTGTTGTGCACAGCGCGGTGCAGCTGAAGCTCTGGCATGGCTCCTGTGAGGCCGGGGTgtgcctgcagagctctcctgtcCCAGCGGGCACTGCTGTGATCCCACAAGCCTTCCTGAATCTCTATATTGGAGGTGCTGAGGATCCACTGGCCAACAAGACCCGCAGCCAGCAAGGCTTTGTGGGCTGCCTGCAGGACTTGCGGGTGGACGCCGAGGCCGTGCTGCCGGCGGCTCTGGCGCTGCGGGGCTCGTCCCCGGCGAGGCCGGGCTGTGACCGCACCGAGTGgtgcctctcccagccctgcctccacGGGGGGCTCTGCGTGGACCTTTGGGCCACCTTCAGCTGTGACTGTGCCAGGCCCTATGGGGGCCCAGCCTGCTCGTATG agCGCCCAGCAGCAACATTTGGCCTAGAGAATTCCACCAGCTTTGCCTCTTTCACCCTTTCTGACAGCCTTGGTGCAAACTTCAACCTCTCCTTTTTCCTGCGCAGCCGGAAGCCCGACGGTTTGTTGCTGCAGGTCTGCAATGGGACAGGGCCCTGCCTCACCCTGTACCTGAGGGATGGCCAGCTGAGCATAGAGACGTCCCCTGCGGACACTGTGACCTTTCCAGGGAATGTGGTTGATGGGAGAAGACATTTGATAGCCCTGTCTTTCCAGGGAGGCTCTGTTGGTGCCCTGCAGTCAGACACGTTcgtggagctggggcagctgccagcacaagCCCTGGTTGCTGGCTCTGAAGTGTTCATTGGGGGACACCCaaaccccagcagggctgagctgtgggGGGGCTGTTTCAAGGGCTGTTTGCAGGACATCCAAATCAACAGCCACCAGATACAGTTTTTCCAGGCAGAGAATGACAGTTTGCCAGAAGAATTCAATAGGACTCAAACTGGAAATCTTGTGAACGGCTGCATCTCTGATGACACCTGCAAG tctgAGCCATGTCAGAATGGTGGCAGATGCATTGTCACTTGGAATGATTTCCATTGCAGCTGTCCAGCAAATTTCACTGGGAAATTTTGTGAAGAGAAAGTCTGGTGTGAAAGTGACCCATGTCCTGAAGCCACCACCTGCATAGATGTTGTGGCAGGATATGTGT GTCTGGCCAATGCAACATTTGATGGTAATGCTGCCATAGAATTTACCACCAACACGTCAGTGACCAGAACTCTGAGCAGCCTCCACGTGGACTTCAGAACCAGAGATGAAGATGCTGTTTTGCTCCGGGCTGTGGAAGAGGTGGATTCTGTCCAGGTAGCCATTAAGAATTCCTCCCTGCTTGTTGAGATCAGGAGTGGGAACAGCATCGAGGGCGTCAGCTTCGTGAGCGCGCAGCCCGTCACGGACGGGGCCTGGCACAGCGTCTCCGTGTCCATGGAGGAGCCGTTCGCGCCCTGGGCCCGCTGGCTGCTCCGCCTGGACGGGGCGGTGAACGTGACTCTGCGGGGCAGCGCCGGCAGCCTGGACTTCCTCAAGAACAACGCATCGGTCGTTCTGGCCGAGAACTTCACGGGCTGCCTGGGCCGGGTGCACATCGGGGggctcttcctgcccttcccgcCCCAGCAGCCGTACCCGCAGGCCGAGCAGTTCCGGCGGGCCGGCCCGGGCAGCGTGCGGCTGGGCTGCTCCGGGGCCGACGTGTGCgcctccagcccctgcctcaaCGGCGGCACCTGCGAGGACCTGTTCGACGCCTTCCGCTGCGGCTGCAGCGCGGGCTGGgcggggcagcgctgccaggccaaCATCGACgactgccagcccagcccctgcgtGCACGGGGACTGTGTGGATGCCGTGGCAGATTTCCAGTGCGAGTGCTTCCGGGGCTTCATCGGGAAGAGGTGTGACATCAACGTGGACGACTGCGTGCGGCACCAGTGCCTGAACGGAGCCACCTGCGTGGATGGCGTTTATGGATACTCCTGCAGGTGCCCCCCTCAGTACTCCGGGCCTCGCTGCGA GTGGCCGTTCCCCCCTCAGCAGTGTGGCAAGAACTTCACCTGCTTGAACGGGGGCAGGTGCATCACTGAGAGCTGGGGAGccaactgctcctgcaggcCTGGCTTCACTGGAAGGAA ctgtCAAATCAACATAAACGAGTGTGACCCGAACCCGTGCCAGAACGGGGGCACGTGCCAGGACTCGGAGAACCGGTACGAGTGCGTGTGCAGCGCCAGCTACACCGGGGAGCGCTGCGACATCAAC AAAGGGACTCCAGGTGCTCTGTTCCCCTCCCCACTAATTGAAGTAGCTGTCCCTGTAGCctgtggctctgtgctgctcctcagcatTGCTCTCATATTCATGGTGCTCACGGCAAGGAAGAGGCGCCAGTCCGAGGGGACGTACAGCCCGAGCCAGCAGGAGGTGGCCGGAGCTCGGCTGGAGATGGACAGTGTCCTAAAGGTGCCACCCGAAGAGCGCCTGATCTAG